A single region of the Nocardioides aquaticus genome encodes:
- a CDS encoding DUF4032 domain-containing protein, with the protein MALHIVAHRPDPAVISLPWGTPLDEWTDDFVVPLPRGLSRHVVRIVRLRGETYAVKETVEEIAFREYRLLRDLQRIGLPAVMPQGVVTGRTDAAGEELPAALVTQHLSFSMPYRSLFAHGLRADNLPSLVDALVVLLVRLHLADFYWGDVSLSNVLFRRNAGGFAAYLVDAETGELRTQLSRGMREHDVTVATENVFAELLDLQASGAVDTDLRPHDVVAMLQERYAALWDQLTGAEEFSLEEIWRIERRIERLNELGFDVEELDIITDFDGDTVRIQPQVVELGHHCRELRGLTGLDVEDAQARRMLNDIAAYTAFHDLGREDRSLVANRWLAEVYEPLMAMVPADRRGKLQPAELFHQVLEHRWYLSEQAGREVDLFETARDFIDTQLPERPDEVITADDP; encoded by the coding sequence ATGGCGCTGCACATCGTGGCCCACCGGCCGGACCCCGCGGTGATCTCGCTGCCCTGGGGGACGCCGCTGGATGAGTGGACCGACGACTTCGTCGTGCCGCTCCCGCGCGGGCTGTCGCGCCACGTGGTGCGGATCGTGCGGCTGCGCGGGGAGACGTACGCGGTCAAGGAGACGGTCGAGGAGATCGCCTTCCGGGAGTACCGCCTGCTGCGCGACCTGCAGCGGATCGGGCTGCCCGCGGTGATGCCGCAGGGCGTGGTCACCGGGCGCACCGACGCCGCCGGCGAGGAGCTCCCCGCTGCGCTGGTGACCCAGCACCTGTCCTTCTCGATGCCCTACCGCAGCCTGTTCGCGCACGGGCTGCGCGCCGACAACCTGCCCTCGCTCGTCGACGCGCTCGTGGTGCTGCTGGTGCGGCTGCACCTCGCCGACTTCTACTGGGGTGACGTGTCGCTGTCGAACGTGCTGTTCCGGCGCAACGCCGGCGGGTTCGCGGCGTACCTCGTCGACGCCGAGACCGGTGAGCTGCGCACGCAGCTGTCGCGCGGGATGCGCGAGCACGACGTCACCGTGGCCACTGAGAACGTGTTCGCCGAGCTGCTCGACCTGCAGGCCAGCGGCGCCGTCGACACCGACCTGCGCCCGCACGACGTCGTCGCGATGCTGCAGGAGCGCTACGCCGCGCTGTGGGACCAGCTGACCGGCGCCGAGGAGTTCTCGCTCGAGGAGATCTGGCGCATCGAGCGGCGCATCGAGCGGCTCAACGAGCTCGGCTTCGACGTCGAGGAGCTCGACATCATCACCGACTTCGACGGCGACACCGTCCGCATCCAGCCCCAGGTCGTCGAGCTCGGGCACCACTGCCGCGAGCTGCGTGGGCTCACCGGACTCGACGTCGAGGACGCCCAGGCCCGGCGGATGCTCAACGACATCGCGGCGTACACCGCCTTCCACGACCTGGGCCGCGAGGACCGCAGCCTGGTCGCGAACCGGTGGCTCGCCGAGGTCTACGAGCCGCTGATGGCGATGGTGCCGGCCGACCGGCGGGGCAAGCTGCAGCCGGCCGAGCTGTTCCACCAGGTGCTCGAGCACCGGTGGTACCTCTCCGAGCAGGCCGGCCGCGAGGTCGACCTCTTCGAGACCGCACGCGACTTCATCGACACCCAGCTGCCCGAGCGGCCCGACGAGGTCATCACCGCCGACGACCCGTAG
- a CDS encoding NAD(P)/FAD-dependent oxidoreductase produces the protein MDQTSSLTADAVVVGSGVIGSAVALELARAGRSVLVLDKAAGPGHGSTSASSAVIRFLYSTFDTTATSWEAKFMWEAWAEHLGLPGFEPLADPPALTAFHRTGMLHLDVPAVPSDHSQELLRAAGVPFEYLDADALAARFPHLDVGAYWPNKPVTDDAFWEETDQRLGAIYTPDAGYMDDPRLAADNLAYAARLHGARTAYRAEVVSCERVGEVWVLVLADGRRVESPVVVNAAGPWSGAFNTLAGVGAEFTVGVRPLRQEVHQVARPAAWDGREDPAPGVFDLDLGTYMRPGPSGAWVVGGSEPDCDPMEWVEGGAAGIDAVDQHVSLERYEAQVTRAARRLPDLTMPNRPSGVVGVYDVADDWTPIYDRTDAPGFYVAMGTSGNQFKNAPIAGRFLAAIVDAVENGHDHDASPVTYVGEHTGLKIDLSAFSRVREVNDASSCTVLG, from the coding sequence ATGGACCAGACCTCCTCCCTGACCGCGGACGCCGTCGTCGTCGGCTCCGGCGTGATCGGCTCCGCCGTCGCGCTCGAGCTGGCCCGCGCCGGTCGCTCGGTGCTCGTGCTCGACAAGGCGGCCGGGCCCGGCCACGGGTCGACGTCGGCCTCCAGCGCGGTGATCCGGTTCCTGTACTCCACCTTCGACACCACCGCCACGTCGTGGGAGGCCAAGTTCATGTGGGAGGCGTGGGCCGAGCACCTCGGCCTGCCGGGCTTCGAGCCGCTGGCCGACCCGCCCGCGCTGACGGCGTTCCACCGCACCGGGATGCTGCACCTCGACGTGCCGGCGGTGCCGAGCGACCACAGCCAGGAGCTGCTGCGGGCCGCGGGCGTGCCGTTCGAGTACCTCGACGCCGACGCCCTCGCGGCGCGCTTCCCGCACCTCGACGTCGGGGCGTACTGGCCCAACAAGCCGGTCACCGACGACGCGTTCTGGGAGGAGACCGACCAGCGGCTCGGCGCGATCTACACCCCCGACGCCGGTTACATGGACGACCCGCGGCTGGCCGCGGACAACCTCGCGTACGCCGCCCGGCTGCACGGCGCGCGGACGGCGTACCGCGCCGAGGTCGTCTCCTGCGAGCGCGTCGGCGAGGTCTGGGTGCTGGTGCTGGCCGACGGCCGACGGGTCGAGTCGCCGGTCGTGGTCAACGCCGCCGGGCCGTGGTCGGGGGCGTTCAACACCCTGGCCGGGGTCGGCGCGGAGTTCACCGTCGGCGTGCGCCCGCTGCGCCAGGAGGTGCACCAGGTCGCCCGGCCGGCCGCCTGGGACGGGCGCGAGGACCCGGCGCCGGGCGTCTTCGACCTGGACCTCGGGACGTACATGCGCCCCGGCCCCAGCGGGGCGTGGGTCGTCGGCGGCAGCGAGCCGGACTGCGACCCGATGGAGTGGGTCGAGGGCGGCGCCGCCGGGATCGACGCGGTCGACCAGCACGTGTCGCTGGAGCGGTACGAGGCGCAGGTGACCCGGGCCGCGCGCCGGCTGCCCGACCTGACGATGCCGAACCGGCCCTCCGGCGTGGTCGGCGTCTACGACGTCGCCGACGACTGGACCCCGATCTACGACCGCACCGACGCCCCCGGCTTCTACGTGGCCATGGGCACCAGCGGGAACCAGTTCAAGAACGCCCCGATCGCCGGGCGCTTCCTGGCCGCGATCGTCGACGCCGTGGAGAACGGCCACGACCACGACGCGAGCCCGGTGACCTACGTGGGCGAGCACACCGGTCTCAAGATCGACCTCTCGGCCTTCAGCCGGGTGCGCGAGGTCAACGACGCGAGCAGCTGCACCGTCCTGGGCTAG
- a CDS encoding GNAT family N-acetyltransferase gives MLETRPLTADDVTASKGLGHEAFGNPRPAGDRAAGAFPAPGTTTWGTFDDGHLVAKATARHDVSYWHGHQLETCGIAGVAVAAEHRGRGLLRGVLAEALAEHAQTVSTLFPTAPGIYRSLGYEVVGSLDHVDLPTAALASVRAPDRTTVRRATATDLPAVDAAYARWAVTRNGPLTRTSPCFPTDTDARFSQVSGVSLAEDDGGVVGYAAWTRGPGYGPGSRVDVDDLVTLTPDAARALWRVLGSFASVAPTVRLRTSGDHPARLVLPTSTWTAVERRPYMARVHPSALGRLTAGPDDDVELSVRVVGDPLGVLDGSWTVEARPGWSAAARISDDDRLPTLTPQGLALAYAGTLPAVDLRAGGHLVGGDARTDAVLDRLLRRRAPAVLDYF, from the coding sequence GTGCTCGAGACCCGCCCGCTGACCGCCGACGACGTGACCGCCTCGAAGGGGCTCGGCCACGAGGCGTTCGGGAACCCGCGCCCCGCCGGCGACCGGGCGGCCGGCGCCTTCCCGGCTCCCGGCACGACCACCTGGGGCACGTTCGATGACGGTCACCTGGTCGCCAAGGCCACCGCCCGGCACGACGTGTCCTACTGGCACGGCCACCAGCTCGAGACCTGCGGGATCGCCGGGGTCGCCGTCGCCGCGGAGCACCGCGGACGGGGCCTCCTGCGCGGGGTGCTGGCCGAGGCGCTGGCCGAGCACGCTCAGACCGTCTCGACCCTGTTCCCGACCGCGCCGGGCATCTACCGCAGCCTGGGCTACGAGGTCGTCGGCTCGCTCGACCACGTCGACCTGCCCACGGCGGCCCTCGCCTCGGTCCGGGCGCCGGACCGCACGACGGTGCGCCGCGCGACGGCGACCGACCTCCCTGCGGTCGACGCGGCGTACGCCCGGTGGGCCGTCACCCGCAACGGCCCCCTGACCCGCACCTCGCCCTGCTTCCCCACCGACACTGACGCGCGGTTCTCCCAGGTCAGCGGGGTGAGCCTGGCCGAGGACGACGGTGGCGTGGTGGGGTACGCCGCCTGGACGCGCGGCCCCGGTTACGGCCCGGGGTCCCGGGTCGACGTCGACGACCTCGTCACGCTGACGCCCGACGCCGCCCGCGCGCTGTGGCGGGTCCTCGGCAGCTTCGCCAGCGTCGCTCCCACGGTCCGGCTGCGCACCTCGGGGGACCACCCCGCCCGGCTCGTGCTGCCGACCTCGACCTGGACGGCGGTCGAGCGCCGCCCGTACATGGCGCGGGTCCACCCCTCCGCCCTCGGCCGGCTCACCGCCGGACCCGACGACGACGTCGAGCTGTCGGTACGGGTGGTCGGGGACCCGCTCGGGGTGCTCGACGGGTCCTGGACGGTCGAGGCGCGTCCGGGCTGGTCGGCCGCCGCACGGATCAGCGACGACGACCGGTTGCCGACCCTGACGCCGCAGGGGCTCGCCCTGGCGTACGCCGGCACGCTGCCGGCGGTCGACCTGCGCGCCGGGGGCCACCTGGTCGGTGGGGACGCGCGCACCGACGCCGTGCTGGACCGGCTGCTACGTCGGCGGGCACCCGCCGTCCTCGACTACTTCTGA